In the genome of Chaetodon auriga isolate fChaAug3 chromosome 15, fChaAug3.hap1, whole genome shotgun sequence, one region contains:
- the eral1 gene encoding GTPase Era, mitochondrial, with protein sequence MALRGCARLLSQPAVLSRRLVAAARQESASWLLAAGNTACGRGGGSGFIFTPACFITSEAFLSRLMKGKAAEADGSFYRLPASVPPDSGEQISLLMRHPDQPDNSKILKVAIIGAPNSGKSTLTNQLLGRKVFAVSKKVHTTRSRALGVLTEDDTQIIFLDTPGLTTVSKVKRHQLEKSLLVDPWITVKEADLMVVMVDVADRWARNRLDFEVLKCLAQHPDIPTVLVLNKVDLVGAKDRLLNVTAVLTCGVVNGHRMRVRPVIKPPWAEKSPNRDSELSVDEDTAGPEDSAEPNSLLSKEQLKALSSQQGWPHFKDVFMLSSVDKEDVDTLKSYFMVAAKPGSWQYHSEVLTDQSPEEVCTNIIREKLLECLPQEVPYSVTQSIELWQDGENDELHISVKLYAKKDAHMRMIIGPAGQIVMRMAREVGDDLSRVFLREVKLKLSVKLRK encoded by the exons ATGGCTCTCAGAGGCTGTGCTCGGCTTCTCTCACAGCCCGCCGTCCTCTCCAGACGGCTCGTCGCAGCTGCTCGACAGGAAAGTGCGTCATGGCTGCTCGCAGCAG GAAACACTGCGTGTGGCCGAGGAGGGGGGAGCGGATTTATCTTCACTCCTGCTTGTTTTATTACATCAGAGGCGTTTCTCAGCAGACTGATGAAAGGCAAAGCCGCAGAGGCAGACGGCAGTTTTTATCGCCTCCCTGCGTCAGTTCCTCCGGACAGTG gtgagcAGATTTCTTTGTTGATGAGACATCCGGATCAACCTGACAACTCAAAGATTTTGAAAGTGGCCATCATAGGTGCCCCAAATTCTGGGAAGTCCACATTGACCAATCAGCTCCTTGGCAGaaag GTGTTTGCTGTGTCCAAGAAAGTGCACACGACACGGTCTCGTGCCCTCGGCGTCCTCACGGAGGACGACACACAGATA ATTTTTCTGGACACTCCTGGTCTCACCACTGTATCAAAGGTTAAAAG ACACCAGCTGGAGAAGTCTCTGCTTGTGGATCCCTGGATCACAGTCAAAGAAGCTGACCTGA TGGTGGTCATGGTGGACGTGGCCGACAGATGGGCGCGCAACAGGCTTGACTTTGAGGTGCTCAAATGCCTGGCTCAGCACCCTGACATCCCCACAGTCCTGGTCCTCAATAAG GTAGACCTGGTCGGGGCGAAGGACAGGCTGCTGAACGTCACAGCTGTGTTGACATGTGGAGTGGTGAACGGACACAGAATGCGGGTCAGGCCAGTGATCAAACCTCCATGGGCTGAAAAGAGTCCAAACAGGGATTCAGAATTATCGGTTGACGAGGACACCGCAGGGCCCGAGGACAGCGCTGAGCCAAACTCTCTGCTGAGCAAAGAGCAGCTGAAGGCTCTCAGCAGCCAGCAGGGCTGGCCTCACTTCAAGGACGTCTTCATGCTCTCCTCTGTGGACAAGGAGGACGTGGACACACTTAAG AGCTATTTCATGGTTGCAGCCAAGCCAGGATCGTGGCAGTACCACAGTGAGGTCCTGACAGACcagagtccagaggaagtcTGCACCAACATCATCAGAGAGAAGCTTCTGGAATGTCTGCCCCAGGAGGTGCCCTATTCCGTGACACAG tctatTGAACTCTGGCAAGACGGAGAAAATGATGAGCTCCATATTTCTGTGAAACTCTATGCCAAGAAAGACGCTCACATG AGGATGATCATCGGCCCAGCCGGCCAGATTGTAATGCGGATGGCTCGAGAGGTGGGTGACGACCTGAGCCGGGTCTTCCTGAGGGAAGTAAAGCTGAAGCTCTCAGTCAAACTGAGGAAGTGA